The Chryseolinea soli genome contains a region encoding:
- a CDS encoding DUF58 domain-containing protein, producing MKLLRALYLNNRLFIALGAVVVAFIVSFIADAWTMVPKGLFYLVLAVMVTDIILLFRTRRGLHGSRFTPEKLSNGDDNEIRIHLENFYLFKVALQVIDEIPHQFQRRDLTFPLEILPGEKKVIKYFLRPTKRGEYSFGAVNVFARSPLGLFSRRFRFSGDALVPVYPSYIQMRKYELLAISNRLTEYGIKKIRRIGQNMEFESIKEYVNGDDFRTINWKATARKNHFMVNHYQDERSQQVYSLIDKGRVMQMPFNGLSLLDYAINASLVISSVALKKSDKAGLITFQDKIGTMLPASRQNNQMFQILEVLYNQKTAYRETDYSTLFAHVRRKVTQRSLLLLFTNFESIHGLHRQLPYLKRLAQQHLLVVIFFENTEMKSFLETPAEGLKEVYYKAIAEKFSYDKKLIAKELSQHGIQALLTTPEHLTVNTINKYLELKARGMI from the coding sequence GTGAAACTGCTGCGCGCGCTATACCTCAACAACCGCCTCTTCATCGCCCTCGGCGCGGTGGTGGTCGCCTTCATCGTCAGTTTTATTGCCGATGCGTGGACCATGGTGCCGAAGGGACTGTTCTATCTTGTGCTCGCGGTGATGGTCACGGACATCATCCTGCTTTTCCGCACGCGACGCGGCCTGCACGGCTCTCGCTTCACCCCCGAAAAGCTTTCCAACGGTGACGACAACGAGATCCGCATCCACCTCGAAAATTTCTATTTGTTCAAGGTGGCGCTGCAGGTGATCGATGAAATACCGCACCAATTCCAACGGCGCGACCTCACGTTTCCCCTGGAAATTCTTCCGGGAGAGAAGAAGGTCATCAAATATTTTCTGCGTCCTACAAAACGGGGCGAGTACTCGTTTGGCGCCGTGAATGTATTTGCGCGTTCACCCCTGGGACTTTTCTCGCGCCGGTTTCGCTTCTCGGGCGATGCGTTGGTGCCGGTGTATCCGTCTTATATCCAGATGCGCAAGTACGAGTTGCTGGCCATCTCCAACCGCCTCACCGAATACGGGATCAAAAAGATCCGCCGCATCGGTCAAAACATGGAATTCGAGTCCATCAAGGAATATGTGAACGGCGACGATTTCCGCACCATCAACTGGAAAGCTACGGCGCGCAAAAATCATTTCATGGTGAACCACTACCAGGACGAGCGCTCACAACAGGTCTACAGCCTCATCGACAAGGGACGCGTCATGCAAATGCCTTTCAACGGGCTGAGCTTGCTCGACTATGCCATCAACGCCAGCCTGGTCATTTCCAGTGTGGCGCTAAAAAAATCGGACAAGGCCGGGCTCATCACCTTTCAAGACAAGATCGGCACCATGTTGCCGGCCAGTCGCCAGAACAACCAGATGTTCCAGATCCTGGAGGTGCTCTACAACCAGAAAACCGCCTACCGCGAAACGGACTATTCCACCCTCTTTGCGCACGTGCGGCGCAAAGTGACCCAGCGCAGCCTGCTGTTGCTTTTCACCAACTTCGAGTCCATCCATGGTCTTCACCGCCAGTTGCCGTATTTGAAACGATTGGCGCAACAGCATTTATTGGTAGTGATCTTCTTTGAGAACACGGAAATGAAAAGCTTCCTCGAAACACCCGCCGAAGGGTTGAAGGAGGTCTACTACAAAGCCATCGCCGAGAAGTTCAGCTACGACAAAAAACTCATCGCCAAAGAGCTGTCCCAACACGGCATCCAGGCCCTGCTCACCACGCCCGAGCACCTGACCGTGAACACCATCAACAAATACCTGGAACTGAAGGCCCGGGGCATGATTTAA
- a CDS encoding AAA family ATPase codes for MEENVFESRLDLRALNESIKKIREEVGRVLVGQEQMVDLIITAILADGHVLIEGVPGVAKTLTAKLVSKVISVKFSRIQFTPDLMPSDVLGTSIYNVKNSAFEFKAGPIFSNIVLIDEINRAPAKTQAALFEVMEERQVTVDGTTYAMEPPYIVVATQNPIEHEGTYRLPEAQLDRFLFKIQVTYPSLDQEVSILTGHHQRKNSQPLTGVTAVLSAEEIRNYREVVRQLHVEDNVLRYIAQIIHETRNSPALFLGASPRASVAILNATKAFAALNGRDFVTPEDVKVIALPVLRHRVILTPDKEMEGVTTDDVVKQIVDKIEVPR; via the coding sequence ATGGAAGAAAATGTATTTGAAAGCCGGCTCGACCTGCGCGCCCTCAACGAAAGCATCAAAAAGATAAGAGAAGAAGTAGGCAGGGTCCTGGTGGGCCAGGAGCAAATGGTGGACCTCATCATCACCGCCATTCTCGCCGACGGCCACGTGCTCATTGAAGGCGTTCCCGGCGTGGCCAAGACCCTAACGGCAAAGCTGGTGTCGAAAGTGATCTCCGTAAAATTCAGCCGCATCCAATTCACACCCGACCTCATGCCTTCGGATGTGTTGGGCACCTCCATCTACAACGTGAAGAACTCCGCCTTTGAGTTCAAGGCCGGTCCGATCTTTTCCAACATCGTCCTCATCGACGAGATCAACCGCGCTCCCGCCAAAACACAGGCGGCCCTGTTTGAGGTGATGGAAGAACGGCAAGTTACCGTGGACGGCACCACCTATGCCATGGAGCCTCCCTACATCGTGGTGGCCACGCAAAACCCCATCGAACACGAAGGCACCTATCGTCTGCCCGAAGCACAGTTGGATCGTTTCCTCTTCAAGATCCAAGTGACGTACCCTTCGCTGGACCAGGAAGTTTCCATCCTCACCGGACATCACCAACGCAAAAACTCACAACCGCTCACCGGCGTAACGGCCGTGCTCTCGGCCGAAGAGATCCGTAATTACCGTGAAGTGGTCCGCCAACTTCATGTGGAAGACAACGTACTGCGCTATATCGCCCAGATCATCCACGAGACCCGCAACAGTCCCGCGCTGTTCCTTGGCGCTTCGCCACGCGCCTCGGTGGCGATCCTGAACGCAACGAAAGCCTTCGCAGCCCTGAACGGTCGCGACTTTGTGACCCCCGAAGACGTGAAGGTGATTGCCCTCCCCGTATTGCGCCACCGCGTGATCCTCACGCCCGACAAAGAAATGGAAGGCGTGACCACCGATGACGTGGTGAAACAGATCGTAGACAAAATTGAAGTGCCCCGCTAA
- a CDS encoding DUF4350 domain-containing protein, which produces MKKDWKYLLYICSAFGLFLAVKLLSPKQHDWTITFAQEDRNPYGAYVFNAVLPALFPQGVHHTYKTLYELKDSLPKSANVLIVASNFSGSKEDTDVLLDHVNGGGSVFISAHYFYSQFGDTLDLRTSDFLFSGNNNLFNQDSSYLKFASPAMDTTQHYMFRTGNIHNYFTRFDTTRTTVIARNELNQPITLRVKWGKGSFILNSTPMAFTNIYLLNGQNHRFLSNTLSYLPSSPLWWTEYYHLGRREISTPLRFILTTEPLRWAYYITLVALLVFMLFEMKRKQRIIPIIKPLTNTTLDFVHTIGNLYYQRAEHKNIAEKRIHYFADQLRSRYWLTHIVFDEDFVHTLTQKSGKPEEEVRALVNIIAYIQKNKTILADILIEFDERLEKFNR; this is translated from the coding sequence ATGAAGAAAGATTGGAAATACCTGCTCTACATCTGCTCGGCCTTCGGACTTTTCCTGGCGGTGAAGTTATTGAGTCCGAAGCAGCACGACTGGACGATTACTTTTGCACAGGAAGACCGGAATCCCTATGGCGCCTATGTCTTCAACGCCGTGTTGCCCGCGCTGTTTCCACAAGGCGTTCATCACACCTATAAAACCCTCTACGAGCTAAAGGATTCCCTGCCGAAATCCGCCAACGTATTGATCGTTGCTTCCAATTTTTCAGGCTCCAAAGAAGACACCGATGTTTTACTGGATCATGTGAACGGAGGCGGCTCCGTGTTCATCTCAGCGCACTACTTTTATAGTCAATTTGGCGACACGCTGGATCTGCGCACATCCGATTTTTTGTTTTCCGGCAACAACAACCTCTTCAACCAGGACAGCAGCTACCTGAAGTTTGCCAGCCCCGCAATGGACACCACGCAACACTACATGTTCCGGACAGGCAACATCCACAACTACTTCACCCGGTTCGACACCACGCGCACCACGGTGATTGCCCGGAACGAATTGAACCAGCCGATCACCCTCCGTGTGAAGTGGGGCAAGGGCAGTTTTATTTTGAACAGCACACCCATGGCGTTCACCAACATCTACCTGCTGAACGGGCAAAACCACCGCTTCCTTTCCAACACGCTCTCCTATTTGCCCTCCTCGCCGCTGTGGTGGACCGAATACTATCACCTGGGCCGCCGGGAGATCTCCACGCCGCTGCGTTTCATCCTCACCACCGAACCGCTGCGATGGGCCTACTACATCACCCTCGTGGCCTTGCTGGTGTTCATGCTCTTTGAGATGAAGCGCAAGCAACGCATCATCCCCATCATCAAACCCCTGACCAACACCACGCTGGACTTTGTGCACACGATCGGCAACCTCTACTACCAGCGCGCCGAACATAAGAACATCGCCGAAAAAAGAATTCACTATTTTGCAGACCAGCTTCGCTCCCGCTATTGGCTGACCCACATTGTGTTCGACGAAGATTTTGTCCACACACTGACACAAAAATCGGGGAAGCCGGAAGAGGAGGTTCGCGCGCTGGTGAACATTATCGCCTACATTCAAAAGAACAAAACTATTTTGGCCGACATATTGATCGAGTTTGACGAACGACTGGAAAAATTCAATCGCTAA
- a CDS encoding stage II sporulation protein M has protein sequence MKEAAFIKQNKSRWEEFEHVVKNQQQAPPDRLAELFIQVTDDLSFARTQYPDSRTTHYLNALASKVHLEIYKNKKEERNRFVTFWKYELPEVMYSTQKPLLYSFIIFIVAGVIGTVSARYDDTFVRLILGDGYVNMTLENIKNGNPTAVYGDSGPLMMFFMITINNIYVSFRVFVFGILASLGTGFNLFYNGLMVGAFIMFFYVEQQLGQALPVIMLHGTIELTSIVIAGAAGFVMGNSLLFPGTYSRLDSFKQGGLKGLKIVMGLVPFFILAGFIESFVTRYAFMHWSLKTLIISLSALLMVYYFVIYPLRLKRHGKF, from the coding sequence ATGAAGGAGGCGGCTTTTATAAAACAGAACAAATCGCGCTGGGAGGAGTTTGAACATGTTGTCAAAAATCAGCAGCAGGCGCCGCCCGACCGGCTGGCCGAACTGTTTATCCAGGTGACCGACGATCTCTCGTTTGCCCGCACGCAATATCCCGACAGCCGCACCACGCACTATCTGAATGCGCTCGCCAGCAAGGTTCACCTGGAGATCTATAAAAACAAAAAAGAAGAACGCAATCGTTTTGTCACCTTCTGGAAATACGAATTGCCCGAGGTGATGTACAGCACGCAAAAACCGTTGCTGTACTCGTTCATCATCTTTATCGTGGCCGGTGTCATCGGCACCGTCTCTGCCCGCTATGACGACACGTTTGTGCGGCTGATCCTGGGCGACGGCTATGTGAACATGACGCTGGAGAACATCAAGAATGGCAACCCCACGGCCGTGTATGGTGACAGTGGGCCGCTCATGATGTTCTTTATGATCACCATCAACAACATCTACGTTTCCTTTCGCGTATTCGTGTTCGGGATCTTAGCCTCGCTGGGAACGGGATTCAACCTGTTCTACAATGGCTTGATGGTCGGCGCATTCATCATGTTCTTTTATGTGGAGCAACAATTGGGACAAGCCCTTCCGGTGATCATGCTGCACGGCACCATCGAATTGACATCGATCGTGATTGCCGGGGCGGCTGGTTTCGTGATGGGAAACAGCTTGTTGTTTCCCGGCACCTATTCGCGATTGGATTCGTTCAAACAGGGTGGCCTGAAAGGGCTGAAGATCGTGATGGGATTGGTTCCCTTCTTTATCCTGGCCGGATTCATCGAGTCTTTTGTCACCCGCTATGCCTTTATGCATTGGAGCCTGAAAACTTTGATCATATCGCTTTCGGCGCTGCTCATGGTTTACTATTTTGTCATCTACCCCCTACGCCTCAAACGCCATGGAAAATTTTAA
- a CDS encoding dipeptidase: MKFTSVLLGITAIALIACQEKKTETASDEALRNQARELAQKFILVDTHVDFPERLQEIHFQLAPQNLGIPVNDEKGDFDFERARKGGLDAPFMSIYIPSRYQKQADNGKSLADSLIALIEGIATSLPDKYALAKTPQDIEVNTKAGKISLPMGMENGAPIGDKLENVKYFYDRGIRYITLTHAKNNQICDSSYDSTALWNGLSPFGEKVVAEMQRTGIMVDISHVTDSTFFDVIRIAKAPLIASHSSCRFFTPGFQRNMSDDMIKALGKNGGVIQINFGASFLDSLARTNIAVLDTVEKKLKAQGLNSRDSAAQTIIDQYSKNHVALYSDVERVADHIDHIVKLIGIDHVGIGSDFDGVGDSLPLGLKDVSEYPNLFYVLLKRGYTPEDIEKICSKNVFRVWNEVIAASQASASVK, encoded by the coding sequence ATGAAATTTACTTCTGTCCTGCTGGGAATAACCGCGATTGCCCTTATTGCCTGCCAGGAAAAGAAGACGGAGACCGCTTCCGATGAGGCGCTCCGCAACCAGGCCCGGGAGCTGGCCCAAAAATTTATTCTTGTCGATACCCACGTAGACTTCCCCGAGCGGCTCCAGGAGATTCATTTCCAGCTGGCACCGCAGAACCTGGGCATCCCTGTAAACGATGAGAAAGGCGATTTCGACTTTGAGCGGGCCCGCAAAGGCGGTCTCGACGCGCCCTTCATGTCCATCTATATCCCGTCGCGCTATCAAAAGCAAGCCGACAATGGAAAGAGCCTGGCCGATTCGCTGATCGCGCTGATCGAAGGCATTGCCACTTCCCTTCCCGACAAATATGCCCTGGCCAAGACGCCACAAGACATTGAAGTCAACACCAAGGCAGGCAAAATTTCCCTGCCCATGGGCATGGAGAATGGCGCGCCGATCGGAGATAAACTCGAAAATGTAAAGTATTTCTACGACCGCGGGATCCGCTACATCACACTGACCCACGCGAAGAACAACCAGATTTGCGACTCTTCCTATGATAGCACGGCCTTGTGGAATGGACTGAGCCCCTTTGGCGAAAAGGTGGTGGCCGAAATGCAGCGCACGGGCATCATGGTAGACATTTCACACGTTACCGACAGCACTTTCTTTGATGTGATCCGCATCGCCAAGGCACCGCTCATTGCATCGCATTCGTCGTGCAGGTTCTTTACGCCGGGGTTTCAGCGCAACATGTCGGATGACATGATCAAGGCATTGGGCAAAAACGGCGGCGTGATCCAGATCAATTTCGGCGCCTCCTTCCTGGATTCATTAGCGCGCACGAACATCGCCGTGTTGGATACGGTGGAGAAAAAATTGAAGGCGCAAGGCCTGAATTCCCGCGACTCGGCCGCACAAACCATCATCGACCAGTACTCGAAAAATCATGTGGCGCTGTATTCGGATGTGGAACGCGTGGCCGACCACATCGACCACATCGTGAAGCTCATCGGCATCGACCATGTGGGCATCGGCTCTGACTTCGATGGCGTGGGCGACAGCCTGCCGCTAGGTCTGAAAGATGTGTCGGAGTATCCGAATTTATTCTATGTGTTATTGAAACGCGGCTATACGCCCGAAGACATTGAAAAGATCTGCTCTAAAAATGTTTTCCGGGTATGGAACGAAGTGATTGCTGCGTCACAGGCCTCGGCCTCGGTGAAATAA
- a CDS encoding RDD family protein: protein MQTIRVRTTQNVFIDYPLASIGDRIVAYLIDRLILFLYILLVISLMVGMKAFENETLLITLGLIFIVFPMMFYGLLFEIFMNGQTPGKHAMKIQVIRLDGTPASVGGYLFRWLFSIVDFGIFGGVVAVVIIAVGGKGQRLGDIVAGTTVVKLAQQKEINSSDIFIVPESTYVPTFEQVVQLSTRDIEVIQRALDANRDHGTYQPIEIITEKIKSMLGIHSDLPPSEFLYTIVKDYNSLTAGR, encoded by the coding sequence ATGCAAACCATTCGAGTACGCACCACACAAAATGTTTTTATCGATTATCCATTGGCCAGCATTGGCGACCGCATCGTGGCCTACCTGATCGACCGGCTCATCCTTTTTCTCTACATCCTGTTGGTCATATCGCTCATGGTGGGTATGAAAGCATTCGAAAATGAAACCCTCCTGATCACCCTGGGCCTGATCTTCATCGTATTCCCGATGATGTTCTACGGCCTGCTTTTCGAGATCTTCATGAACGGCCAAACCCCGGGCAAGCACGCCATGAAAATACAGGTGATCCGCCTTGACGGCACCCCGGCCTCCGTAGGCGGCTACCTTTTCCGGTGGCTGTTCAGCATCGTGGATTTTGGGATTTTCGGTGGGGTGGTGGCCGTGGTGATCATCGCCGTCGGCGGGAAAGGCCAACGCCTCGGCGACATCGTTGCCGGGACAACCGTGGTAAAACTGGCGCAACAAAAGGAGATCAATTCCAGCGACATTTTTATCGTGCCCGAATCAACCTATGTTCCAACATTTGAACAGGTGGTTCAGCTGAGCACGCGCGACATCGAGGTGATCCAGCGCGCCCTCGACGCCAACCGCGACCATGGAACGTATCAACCCATCGAGATCATCACCGAAAAGATCAAGAGCATGCTGGGCATACACTCCGACCTGCCGCCGTCCGAATTTCTCTATACCATCGTGAAAGACTACAACAGCCTAACGGCTGGAAGGTGA
- a CDS encoding cytochrome b5 domain-containing protein: MDNLPEYTRAYLALRNGQDKPEVWVAYNGLIYDVTRSRLWMRGKHYEHWAGQDLTDELKDAPHTENVFDRFTIIGKLKH; the protein is encoded by the coding sequence ATGGACAATCTCCCGGAGTATACACGCGCCTACCTGGCCCTGCGCAACGGGCAGGACAAGCCCGAAGTGTGGGTAGCCTACAACGGACTTATCTATGATGTTACGCGCTCGCGTCTGTGGATGCGAGGGAAACACTATGAACACTGGGCCGGTCAGGACCTCACCGACGAACTGAAGGACGCCCCACACACCGAAAATGTGTTCGACCGCTTTACGATCATCGGTAAGTTGAAACACTGA
- a CDS encoding N-acetylglucosamine kinase, with product MILIADSGGSKTDWRLLEADGTIDQAGTPGFNPYYQPIEDLKKNVHEVLLPRIKHPVTKIFFYGAGVSSMKNQLTIKSAFLEFFPEAHIEIGWDLLAAARALCGHEPGIACIMGTGSNSCLYDGQNIVGNVANLGWILADEGSGANIGRKFLVDYLREMMPEGLRKQFHERFPLTREEFLEKVYQQERPSAFLASFAKFIFQHLKEPYCYELVYNSFSEFYENNVMKYENYQKLKVHFTGSISFYFSDILRQVANDKGITVKNILEGPIAGLTLFHKKDLN from the coding sequence ATGATTCTTATAGCAGATAGCGGAGGCTCCAAGACCGACTGGAGGCTCCTGGAAGCCGATGGCACCATCGATCAGGCCGGCACGCCGGGCTTCAACCCCTATTATCAACCCATCGAAGACTTGAAGAAAAACGTGCATGAGGTGTTGCTGCCCCGCATCAAACATCCCGTGACGAAAATATTTTTCTATGGCGCCGGCGTGTCGTCTATGAAAAATCAGCTCACCATCAAGAGTGCTTTCCTGGAATTTTTCCCCGAGGCCCACATCGAGATCGGTTGGGATTTGTTGGCCGCGGCGCGCGCCTTGTGCGGCCACGAGCCCGGCATCGCCTGCATCATGGGCACCGGCTCCAACTCCTGTTTGTATGACGGCCAGAACATTGTGGGCAACGTCGCTAACTTGGGATGGATACTTGCCGATGAAGGCTCCGGCGCCAATATCGGCCGGAAGTTTTTGGTAGACTACCTGCGCGAAATGATGCCCGAAGGATTGCGCAAACAATTTCACGAGCGCTTCCCCCTCACCCGCGAAGAGTTTTTGGAGAAAGTCTACCAGCAAGAGCGCCCCAGCGCTTTCCTGGCAAGCTTCGCCAAATTTATTTTCCAACACCTCAAAGAACCCTATTGCTACGAGCTCGTCTATAACAGCTTCTCGGAGTTCTATGAGAACAACGTGATGAAGTACGAGAACTATCAAAAACTGAAGGTGCACTTCACCGGCTCCATTTCGTTCTACTTCAGCGACATTCTCCGCCAGGTGGCCAACGACAAAGGCATCACCGTGAAGAATATCCTGGAAGGCCCCATTGCAGGCCTCACCCTGTTCCACAAGAAAGACCTGAACTAG
- the murQ gene encoding N-acetylmuramic acid 6-phosphate etherase — protein MATTEGASHYDHLEHMSVHDLLANINREDKSVPQAIEKAIPQIEALVNVIVDRMQHGGRLFYIGAGTSGRLGVVDASEIPPTYGVPHGRVIGIIAGGDGAIRKAVEKAEDNPTQAWKDLEEYSINQQDVLIGIAASGRTPYVIGGLKDARANGVATGCIVCNSNSAVAAQADFPVEVITGPEFVTGSTRMKAGTAQKLTLNMVSTTVMIKLGHVRGNKMVDMQLTNEKLVDRGVKMVMDELKIPYAEAEQLLHQHGSVRKAVDSRRHA, from the coding sequence ATGGCTACCACCGAGGGCGCATCGCACTACGACCACCTCGAGCACATGAGCGTGCACGACCTGCTGGCCAACATCAACCGCGAAGACAAGAGCGTGCCCCAGGCCATCGAAAAGGCGATCCCCCAGATCGAAGCCCTGGTCAATGTCATTGTCGACCGCATGCAGCACGGCGGCCGGCTGTTCTATATTGGCGCCGGCACCAGTGGCCGGCTTGGGGTGGTCGATGCTTCGGAAATACCGCCTACGTATGGAGTGCCCCACGGCCGCGTGATCGGCATCATCGCCGGTGGCGACGGTGCCATACGCAAAGCCGTAGAAAAAGCCGAAGACAATCCCACGCAGGCGTGGAAAGACCTGGAAGAATATTCCATCAATCAGCAAGACGTACTCATCGGCATCGCCGCCTCCGGCCGCACGCCCTATGTGATCGGCGGTCTGAAAGACGCCCGGGCCAACGGGGTGGCCACCGGCTGCATTGTATGTAATAGCAACTCCGCCGTGGCTGCGCAGGCCGACTTCCCCGTGGAGGTGATCACCGGCCCTGAATTTGTTACCGGCAGCACCCGCATGAAGGCCGGCACCGCCCAAAAGCTCACGCTCAACATGGTGTCTACCACGGTCATGATCAAACTGGGCCACGTCCGGGGCAACAAAATGGTGGACATGCAACTGACCAACGAAAAGCTCGTGGATCGCGGCGTGAAAATGGTGATGGACGAACTGAAAATTCCCTATGCCGAGGCCGAACAATTGTTGCATCAACACGGTTCTGTGAGGAAGGCTGTAGACAGCCGTCGCCATGCATGA